Proteins co-encoded in one Acidovorax sp. 69 genomic window:
- the nosZ gene encoding TAT-dependent nitrous-oxide reductase, with the protein MSDKKDLQPAHVGLGRRSFINTAALVGLTAGVAACNEKPSAATPAAPTPAAPAASHASAGASVHLKPGELDTYYGLWSGGHTGDMRVLGLPSGREITRIPCFVPDALVGWGITNESKAVMGTKPDGHLEYTVADTHHTHASYKDGNYDGRYAWINDKINSRVARIRLDYFICDKITKLPNVQGFHGIFPDKADPVDPAINYTTRVFCGGEFAIPLPNTGTEDSSKYRSMFSCVDAETMEVRWQVLIDGNCDLVATSYDGKLAATNQYNTEMGAKYEDMMSAERDACLFFNVGRIEAAVKAGKFKTIGTSKVPVVDGTHEANKDPKTALTAYVSVPKNPHGVNASPDGNYFICAGKLSPTGTVIELAKVLDYFEGKLEKLDSAIVAEVELGLGPLHTAFDGRGNAYTTLFLDSQVVKWNVEAAIKFHAGDKTAKYVVDRLDVQYQPGHLNASQSETKAADGKFLAVGCKFSKDRFLPVGPLHPENEQLIDISGEKMVLLADHPVRGEPHDFIIFKRDLVRPKQVYTLDEFPLAVKDPKESGVFRNGKKVTVKMTSQAPAFSLREFKLKKGDEVTLILTNLDKIEDLTHGFAIPNYNVNFIVNPLETKSVSFVADKPGVFWCYCTHFCHALHLEMRTRMIVEG; encoded by the coding sequence CCGCAGCCCTGGTGGGCCTGACCGCAGGCGTCGCCGCCTGCAACGAAAAGCCCAGCGCCGCCACACCAGCAGCCCCCACCCCGGCAGCGCCTGCTGCCAGCCATGCCAGCGCGGGCGCCAGCGTGCACCTCAAGCCCGGCGAGCTGGACACCTACTACGGCCTGTGGAGCGGCGGCCACACCGGCGACATGCGCGTGCTGGGCCTGCCGTCCGGCCGCGAAATCACCCGCATCCCTTGCTTTGTGCCCGACGCCCTGGTGGGCTGGGGCATTACCAACGAATCCAAGGCCGTGATGGGCACCAAGCCCGATGGTCACCTCGAATACACGGTGGCAGACACCCACCACACACACGCCTCGTACAAGGACGGCAACTACGACGGCCGCTACGCCTGGATCAACGACAAGATCAACAGCCGCGTCGCCCGCATCCGCCTCGATTACTTCATCTGCGACAAGATCACCAAGCTGCCCAACGTGCAGGGCTTTCACGGCATCTTCCCAGACAAGGCCGACCCGGTGGACCCCGCCATCAACTACACCACGCGCGTGTTCTGCGGCGGTGAGTTCGCTATCCCCCTGCCCAACACGGGCACAGAAGACTCCAGCAAGTACCGCTCGATGTTCAGCTGCGTGGATGCAGAAACGATGGAAGTGCGCTGGCAGGTGCTGATCGACGGCAACTGCGACCTGGTGGCCACGTCGTACGACGGCAAGCTGGCCGCCACCAACCAGTACAACACCGAGATGGGCGCGAAGTACGAGGACATGATGTCCGCCGAGCGCGACGCCTGCCTGTTCTTCAACGTGGGCCGCATTGAAGCTGCCGTGAAGGCCGGCAAGTTCAAGACCATCGGCACCAGCAAGGTGCCTGTGGTGGACGGCACGCACGAAGCCAACAAGGACCCCAAGACGGCTCTCACCGCCTACGTGTCGGTGCCCAAGAACCCGCACGGTGTGAACGCCAGCCCTGATGGCAATTACTTCATCTGCGCCGGCAAGCTCTCGCCCACCGGCACAGTGATTGAGCTGGCCAAGGTGCTCGACTACTTCGAAGGCAAGCTCGAAAAGCTGGACTCCGCCATCGTGGCCGAAGTGGAGCTGGGCCTGGGCCCATTGCACACCGCGTTTGACGGCCGCGGCAATGCCTACACCACCCTGTTCCTGGACAGCCAGGTCGTGAAGTGGAACGTGGAGGCCGCCATCAAGTTCCACGCTGGTGACAAGACCGCCAAGTACGTGGTGGACCGCCTGGACGTGCAATACCAGCCGGGCCACTTGAATGCCTCGCAGTCCGAGACCAAGGCCGCCGACGGCAAGTTCCTGGCCGTGGGTTGCAAGTTCTCCAAGGACCGTTTCCTGCCCGTGGGCCCGCTGCACCCCGAGAACGAGCAGCTCATCGATATCTCGGGCGAGAAGATGGTGCTGCTGGCCGACCACCCCGTGCGCGGCGAGCCCCATGACTTCATCATCTTCAAGCGCGACCTGGTGCGTCCCAAGCAGGTCTACACGCTCGACGAGTTCCCGCTGGCCGTCAAGGACCCCAAGGAGTCCGGCGTGTTCCGCAATGGCAAGAAGGTCACCGTGAAGATGACTTCGCAAGCCCCGGCCTTCAGCCTGCGCGAGTTCAAGCTCAAGAAGGGTGACGAGGTCACGCTGATCCTGACCAACCTGGACAAGATCGAAGACCTGACCCACGGCTTTGCGATCCCGAACTACAACGTGAACTTCATCGTGAACCCGCTGGAGACCAAGTCGGTGAGCTTTGTGGCCGACAAGCCCGGTGTGTTCTGGTGCTACTGCACGCACTTCTGCCACGCGCTGCATTTGGAGATGCGCACACGGATGATTGTGGAGGGGTGA